A DNA window from Mucilaginibacter xinganensis contains the following coding sequences:
- a CDS encoding zinc ribbon domain-containing protein → MEQTVEQKLKALYELQTIHTKIDKIRQVRGELPMEVADLEDDVAGLETRIQKIKAELDDLEDDIVTRKNLIKEAQANIKKYETQLNEVKNNREYEAISKEIEIQGLDIQVSEKKIREYGFEIASKTAIYEKALSDLEARKSDLEAKKDELGTITAETQKEENELTALADKATVNIEERLLIAYNRLRQNAKNGLAVVTIQRDSCSGCFNQIPPQRQSDIRQRKKIIVCEHCGRILVDEQMALEAETV, encoded by the coding sequence ATGGAACAAACCGTAGAACAAAAGCTTAAAGCTTTATACGAACTACAAACCATCCACACCAAAATTGATAAAATTCGCCAGGTAAGAGGTGAATTACCTATGGAGGTTGCTGACCTTGAAGATGATGTTGCTGGTCTTGAAACCCGTATACAAAAGATAAAAGCTGAGCTGGATGATTTGGAAGATGATATAGTTACCCGCAAAAACCTGATAAAGGAAGCACAGGCTAATATCAAAAAATACGAAACCCAGCTTAACGAGGTTAAAAACAACCGCGAGTATGAGGCAATTTCGAAAGAAATTGAGATCCAGGGTTTAGACATACAGGTAAGTGAAAAAAAGATAAGGGAATATGGGTTTGAAATAGCCTCAAAAACCGCTATCTACGAAAAAGCACTTTCTGACCTTGAGGCACGCAAGAGCGATCTTGAAGCCAAAAAGGATGAGTTAGGCACCATTACTGCAGAAACGCAGAAAGAGGAAAATGAGCTTACTGCTCTTGCTGATAAAGCTACTGTAAACATTGAAGAGCGTTTATTAATTGCTTACAACCGCCTGCGCCAGAATGCAAAGAATGGCCTTGCAGTGGTAACCATTCAGCGCGACTCATGCTCAGGATGCTTTAACCAGATTCCGCCTCAGCGCCAAAGCGATATCCGCCAGCGTAAAAAGATCATCGTTTGCGAACATTGCGGACGGATCCTGGTTGATGAGCAAATGGCTTTAGAAGCTGAAACAGTATAA
- a CDS encoding DUF4175 family protein, whose translation MNTTDNYELLIEKINIFIRKYYFNNLLRGIIFLGAGLFSAYVVITLSEYFGNFNILFRTLLFYLFIVLNVGLIAWLIVPSLLAWLKVGKSLTHDEAAAIIGKHFNDVHDKLLNTLQLKKQAGEDVQHRALIEASINQKIETLKPVSFPSAINLKENSKYLKWVLFPAGLICVIAFAAPSVLTESTKRLIRHNEYFVPVAPFNFVLQNKSLSVVQGEDLQLDLKLDGDKLPADVYVETAGTSFKLDKENISKFHYLFTNLQQNTSFRLTANGFTSAPYEIKVNLRPALLHFDVALNYPAYLHKKNETLKNAGDLTIPAGTIVTWTLHTQNASALVFNMNGAGGRLTPANPDVFEYRERIVKNSSYKIIPVNKEVNRIDSASYRVNIIADEMPSILVEEKQDSVSTKTLYFNGRIQDDHGFSELTFHYSVGAPGDKAGLKSYTKQVKADLGASQADFFYYWNLKDPGIKPGDQVTYYFEVADNDAVTGPKKVRSAERTLNVPDAKELNEQLNAGTQVVKQKMESAIKLAGQIEKDAQKLNQLLLNRNTLSFDEKKQIQDLLQKRKDLEDLVKEVQADNKKNLYNRQENQKQDKDLADKQKQMEQLLNSVLDPKMQEMLQRLQEMMEQEQKEGARDELQKMQGDNKSLKRELDRMLELYKKLEFEQKLNQQVDELNKLSGEQDKLSEQAKQPNADQEGLQKEQQKLNNNFQDIKKALGDLKKTNEQAEHKQPFDDPQKEEQSIEQQMEKSSDALKKNDSKKAAQSQKQAAKEMKQLADKMQQKESEGEESENAINAQQLRELLKNLVNSSFAQEKVMQTLKNTNPSDPNYIQLAQSQKSIKDNLKTAEDSLYALSRKVPQIQSTVNTEVESINTHIDGALENLGDRRTPEALRNQQYAMTSMNNLALLLSEALDQLQNMKKKGGSGKGKGKKQSVSQLAKMQQQLNQNMQKAREQMQQQGNQGKSSGGSNGKISEQLAKLARQQQEIREALQQINREDNKGGTGGLGNLDKISKEMEQTERDLVNRRITEDAIKRQQQIQTRLLEAEKAEQEREQDQQRESKAGKDVPPGYIKALQEYQQTKEKQIEQVRTVPPELNFYYKLKIKSYFDLLNAK comes from the coding sequence ATGAACACTACCGATAATTATGAGCTTTTAATTGAAAAGATCAACATCTTTATCAGGAAGTACTATTTCAATAATTTACTACGGGGGATCATTTTTTTGGGTGCGGGTTTGTTCTCGGCCTACGTAGTGATTACCCTTAGCGAATATTTTGGCAACTTTAATATTCTTTTTCGCACACTGCTTTTTTACCTTTTTATAGTGCTTAATGTTGGGCTTATCGCCTGGCTGATTGTGCCGTCGCTGCTGGCCTGGCTAAAGGTAGGTAAATCATTAACGCATGACGAAGCCGCCGCAATCATCGGCAAGCATTTTAACGATGTGCACGACAAGTTGCTGAATACCCTGCAGTTAAAAAAGCAAGCCGGCGAAGATGTGCAACACCGCGCGCTTATTGAAGCGAGCATCAATCAAAAGATAGAAACCCTAAAACCCGTTAGCTTTCCGTCGGCAATAAACCTGAAGGAGAACAGCAAATACCTTAAATGGGTGCTTTTTCCCGCAGGGTTAATCTGCGTCATCGCTTTTGCAGCACCATCTGTATTAACGGAAAGCACCAAAAGACTCATCCGGCATAACGAATATTTTGTGCCCGTGGCCCCGTTTAACTTTGTGCTGCAAAACAAAAGCCTTTCGGTGGTACAGGGTGAGGATTTACAGCTTGACCTTAAACTGGATGGCGATAAGCTGCCCGCTGATGTGTACGTGGAAACCGCCGGAACTTCCTTTAAGCTGGATAAGGAAAACATCAGCAAATTTCATTACCTGTTTACCAATTTACAGCAAAATACCAGCTTCAGGCTCACGGCAAACGGCTTTACCTCGGCACCATACGAAATAAAAGTAAACCTGCGTCCGGCACTGCTGCATTTTGACGTGGCATTGAATTACCCGGCCTATCTGCATAAAAAAAATGAAACGTTAAAAAATGCGGGCGACCTTACCATACCGGCAGGCACCATAGTTACCTGGACACTGCATACCCAAAATGCTTCGGCACTGGTATTTAACATGAATGGAGCAGGCGGCAGGCTAACACCCGCCAATCCCGATGTTTTTGAGTATAGGGAGCGGATTGTAAAAAACAGCAGCTATAAAATAATACCCGTCAATAAAGAAGTTAACCGCATCGATTCTGCAAGTTACCGCGTTAATATAATTGCTGATGAAATGCCTTCCATACTGGTGGAGGAGAAGCAGGACTCGGTGAGCACGAAAACGCTTTATTTTAACGGGCGCATCCAGGATGATCATGGCTTTTCAGAACTTACTTTTCATTATTCGGTGGGGGCACCCGGGGATAAGGCGGGGTTAAAAAGTTACACCAAACAGGTTAAGGCAGATCTTGGCGCATCACAGGCAGACTTTTTTTATTACTGGAACCTAAAAGATCCCGGCATAAAACCCGGCGACCAGGTGACTTATTACTTTGAAGTTGCAGATAACGACGCAGTAACCGGGCCAAAGAAAGTGCGGTCGGCAGAGCGGACGCTGAATGTGCCTGATGCAAAGGAACTGAACGAGCAGCTGAATGCCGGGACACAGGTGGTTAAACAAAAAATGGAATCGGCTATTAAGCTGGCCGGGCAAATTGAAAAGGATGCGCAGAAACTCAACCAGCTGCTGCTAAATAGAAACACGCTTTCGTTTGATGAGAAAAAACAGATCCAGGACCTGCTGCAAAAACGGAAGGACCTGGAAGACCTGGTGAAGGAAGTGCAGGCCGATAATAAAAAGAACTTGTATAACCGGCAGGAAAACCAGAAGCAGGACAAAGACCTTGCTGACAAGCAAAAGCAGATGGAGCAGCTGCTGAACAGCGTGCTTGACCCTAAAATGCAGGAGATGCTGCAGCGCCTGCAGGAAATGATGGAGCAGGAACAAAAGGAAGGTGCCCGCGACGAGCTGCAAAAGATGCAGGGCGACAACAAATCGCTGAAGAGAGAACTGGACAGGATGCTGGAGCTATATAAAAAATTGGAATTTGAACAAAAACTGAATCAGCAGGTTGATGAGTTGAATAAATTATCGGGAGAACAGGACAAACTGTCGGAACAGGCAAAACAACCTAATGCAGATCAGGAGGGATTACAGAAAGAGCAACAAAAATTGAATAACAATTTTCAGGACATTAAAAAAGCATTAGGCGACCTGAAAAAAACCAATGAGCAGGCGGAGCACAAGCAACCGTTTGACGACCCGCAGAAGGAAGAGCAAAGCATTGAGCAGCAAATGGAGAAAAGCAGCGATGCGCTTAAAAAGAACGATTCGAAAAAGGCAGCACAATCACAAAAACAGGCGGCAAAAGAAATGAAGCAGCTGGCAGATAAGATGCAGCAGAAAGAATCGGAGGGAGAAGAAAGTGAAAATGCAATTAATGCGCAACAATTACGCGAATTATTAAAAAATCTCGTTAATAGTTCATTCGCGCAGGAAAAAGTGATGCAGACGTTAAAGAACACCAATCCATCTGATCCTAATTATATCCAACTGGCGCAAAGTCAGAAAAGTATAAAGGATAACCTGAAAACGGCCGAAGACAGCTTGTATGCACTGAGCAGGAAGGTGCCGCAGATTCAGAGCACAGTGAACACAGAGGTGGAGAGCATTAATACCCATATTGATGGCGCGCTCGAAAACCTGGGCGACCGGCGCACTCCCGAAGCCCTGCGCAACCAGCAATATGCCATGACCAGCATGAATAACCTGGCGCTTTTATTAAGCGAGGCGCTTGACCAGCTGCAGAACATGAAGAAAAAAGGCGGCAGCGGTAAAGGCAAGGGAAAAAAGCAATCGGTATCGCAACTGGCTAAGATGCAGCAGCAGCTGAACCAAAACATGCAAAAAGCCCGGGAGCAGATGCAGCAGCAGGGGAACCAGGGAAAAAGTTCAGGGGGCAGCAATGGGAAAATAAGCGAACAATTAGCTAAATTAGCGCGTCAGCAACAGGAGATAAGAGAGGCGTTACAGCAGATAAACCGCGAGGATAATAAGGGCGGCACGGGCGGTTTGGGAAATTTGGATAAAATTTCGAAAGAAATGGAACAAACGGAGCGCGATCTCGTAAACAGGAGAATTACGGAGGATGCCATTAAAAGGCAGCAGCAAATTCAAACCAGGTTACTGGAGGCTGAAAAGGCTGAACAGGAGCGGGAACAGGATCAGCAACGCGAAAGCAAAGCGGGTAAAGATGTTCCTCCGGGATATATAAAAGCATTGCAGGAATACCAGCAAACCAAAGAAAAACAAATAGAACAGGTACGGACCGTTCCGCCTGAACTTAATTTTTATTATAAATTAAAAATAAAATCATACTTTGATCTACTCAACGCTAAATGA
- a CDS encoding ribosomal maturation YjgA family protein, translated as MMKGKLLYIILISIAIISGLLSREFKVVPVFIGDILWATMVYFILRMLFTHKTLNFAIVVSLLFCFAIEFSQLYKAPWIDNLRHTLFGRLVLGETFLWSDLLCYASGIALGILVDLLFVKPFAKRHDAGSY; from the coding sequence ATGATGAAAGGGAAACTGCTTTATATTATACTCATTAGCATAGCTATTATCTCCGGGCTGCTATCCCGGGAGTTTAAAGTAGTTCCTGTGTTTATCGGAGACATATTGTGGGCCACTATGGTTTATTTTATCCTGCGGATGCTGTTTACCCATAAAACATTAAACTTCGCTATTGTTGTAAGCCTGCTGTTTTGCTTCGCGATAGAGTTTAGCCAGTTGTATAAGGCCCCCTGGATAGATAATTTGCGCCACACCCTTTTTGGTCGGCTGGTTTTGGGAGAAACTTTTTTGTGGAGCGATTTACTTTGCTACGCATCGGGGATTGCTCTTGGCATTTTAGTTGATCTTTTATTTGTGAAACCCTTTGCAAAGCGACATGATGCAGGGAGCTACTAA
- a CDS encoding Nif3-like dinuclear metal center hexameric protein encodes MKLSQLSTYLESLAPLAYQEEYDNSGLIVGNPDADIYQALISLDCTEAIVDEAIATNCQLIVSHHPIVFRGLKKFNGKTYVERVVEKAIRNNIAIYAIHTNLDNMMEGVNAKICQTLGLKNCRILAPKHNIIKKLVTYVPHSHADDVRNALFNAGAGNIGNYSEVSFNAGGDGTFKANEHANPYVGEAGKRHLESEVRMEMVYPAILESKVLMALVLAHPYEEVAYDLYNLTNQSQQVGSGMIGDLETAADEEAFLYHIKEKMHCHVIRHTAYTGRHVKKVAVCGGAGGFLLKHAIAAGADVFITADYKYHEFFDAEGKLLIADIGHFESEQFTQQLLYEIITKKFTNFAVRLTEVNTNPVKYFI; translated from the coding sequence ATGAAATTATCCCAGCTTAGCACTTACCTCGAAAGCCTGGCCCCACTGGCCTACCAGGAGGAGTATGATAATTCAGGCCTGATAGTTGGCAACCCGGATGCGGACATCTACCAGGCGCTGATCTCGTTAGATTGTACGGAGGCAATAGTTGACGAAGCCATTGCTACCAATTGCCAGCTGATCGTGTCGCACCACCCTATCGTTTTCCGCGGACTGAAAAAATTTAACGGGAAAACCTATGTAGAGCGTGTGGTTGAAAAAGCCATCCGTAACAATATTGCCATTTATGCTATTCATACCAACCTGGATAACATGATGGAAGGGGTTAACGCCAAGATCTGCCAGACTCTGGGACTAAAAAATTGCCGCATCCTGGCCCCTAAACACAATATAATTAAAAAACTGGTTACCTACGTTCCGCACAGCCATGCAGATGACGTACGCAATGCCCTGTTCAACGCCGGAGCAGGTAACATTGGTAACTATAGCGAAGTAAGCTTTAATGCTGGTGGCGATGGTACCTTTAAAGCCAACGAACACGCAAACCCTTACGTAGGCGAAGCGGGCAAACGCCACCTGGAAAGTGAAGTGCGCATGGAAATGGTGTACCCGGCCATATTGGAAAGCAAGGTCCTGATGGCGCTGGTGCTGGCACATCCTTATGAAGAAGTAGCATACGATCTGTATAATTTAACCAACCAAAGCCAACAGGTTGGGTCTGGAATGATTGGGGATCTGGAAACTGCAGCGGACGAAGAGGCGTTCCTGTACCACATAAAAGAAAAAATGCATTGCCATGTAATAAGGCATACTGCGTACACCGGCAGGCACGTTAAAAAGGTAGCGGTTTGCGGGGGTGCCGGCGGCTTTTTGTTAAAGCATGCCATAGCCGCCGGGGCCGATGTTTTTATAACCGCGGATTACAAATATCACGAGTTTTTTGATGCCGAAGGAAAGCTGCTGATTGCAGACATCGGACATTTTGAAAGTGAGCAATTTACGCAGCAATTATTGTATGAAATTATTACAAAAAAATTTACTAACTTTGCCGTCCGTTTAACAGAAGTAAATACAAACCCCGTCAAATATTTTATTTAA
- the nadA gene encoding quinolinate synthase NadA → MDTFEEINVKGFVDEEIDPSLDLFDEIEKLKKEKNAVILAHYYQEPDIQDIADYIGDSLGLSQQAAKTDADVIVFAGVHFMAETAKILSPTKKVLLPDVKAGCSLADSCPPHLFKKFKEKYPDHLVITYVNCTAELKAMSDIVCTSSNAVQIVESLPKDQKIIFGPDKNLGAYVAKKTGRDLVLWNGACMVHEIFSREKIIRLKERYPGAKLLAHPECEDVILQMADYIGSTTGILKYASKNPGSEFIVATEAGILHQMQKENPDKTFIPAPPNNNCACNDCPHMKRNTLEKLYLCLKNGYPEVTVPQDIIAKAVKPIERMLEISARLGL, encoded by the coding sequence ATGGATACCTTCGAAGAAATAAATGTGAAAGGTTTTGTGGACGAAGAGATAGACCCGTCCCTTGATCTTTTCGATGAAATTGAAAAGTTAAAAAAGGAAAAAAATGCTGTTATCCTTGCCCATTATTACCAGGAACCCGATATCCAGGATATTGCCGATTATATTGGCGATAGTTTGGGATTATCGCAACAAGCTGCAAAAACGGATGCCGATGTTATTGTTTTTGCCGGGGTTCATTTTATGGCCGAAACAGCAAAGATCCTTTCACCAACAAAAAAAGTTTTACTGCCCGACGTAAAGGCCGGCTGCTCACTTGCCGACAGCTGCCCTCCGCATTTGTTTAAAAAGTTTAAGGAAAAGTATCCTGATCACCTGGTGATTACTTACGTAAACTGCACTGCCGAGTTGAAAGCGATGAGCGATATTGTTTGTACCTCGAGCAACGCGGTGCAAATTGTGGAAAGCCTGCCGAAAGATCAAAAGATCATTTTCGGTCCGGATAAAAACCTGGGGGCTTATGTAGCCAAAAAGACAGGCAGGGATTTAGTTTTATGGAACGGCGCATGTATGGTACATGAGATCTTTTCGAGAGAGAAAATAATCCGTTTGAAAGAAAGGTACCCCGGAGCTAAGCTGCTTGCACATCCTGAATGCGAGGATGTTATATTGCAAATGGCTGATTATATTGGCTCAACAACAGGGATTTTAAAATATGCCTCAAAGAACCCCGGAAGCGAATTTATAGTAGCTACTGAAGCCGGTATTTTACACCAGATGCAGAAGGAAAACCCGGATAAAACATTTATCCCGGCGCCGCCAAACAATAACTGCGCCTGTAACGACTGCCCGCACATGAAACGGAATACCCTGGAAAAATTGTATTTATGCCTTAAAAACGGATATCCGGAAGTTACCGTACCACAGGATATTATTGCAAAAGCTGTAAAACCTATTGAAAGAATGCTGGAAATTTCGGCAAGGTTAGGATTGTAA
- a CDS encoding ATP-binding protein yields MDQSNVQANELYTLQLPSKMESITLLENLIEEIADKHKISEDTFANMMTCLSEAANNAIVHGNKLDESKKVIVNADVEGKRIIWTVTDQGQGFNYSQLPDPTAPENLESLTGRGVFIIKHLADQCIFNTSGNEVELHFKI; encoded by the coding sequence ATGGACCAATCAAATGTTCAAGCAAACGAACTGTACACTTTACAGCTTCCTTCAAAAATGGAAAGCATAACGCTGCTGGAAAATTTGATAGAAGAAATTGCCGATAAACACAAAATAAGTGAAGATACCTTTGCTAACATGATGACATGTCTTAGCGAGGCGGCCAACAATGCGATTGTGCACGGCAATAAGCTTGATGAAAGTAAAAAAGTAATTGTGAATGCCGACGTAGAAGGCAAACGCATTATCTGGACGGTTACTGACCAGGGACAGGGCTTTAATTACAGCCAGCTGCCTGACCCTACTGCTCCCGAAAACTTGGAGAGCCTTACCGGGCGCGGCGTGTTTATTATTAAACACCTGGCAGACCAATGCATATTTAACACCAGCGGTAACGAGGTTGAACTTCACTTTAAGATATAA
- the nadB gene encoding L-aspartate oxidase translates to MTRTVDFLVVGSGIAGLSFALKAAKHGKVLIVTKSNEDESNTKYAQGGVAVVVDKKEDSFEKHIEDTLIAGDGLCDREVVEAVVTEGPDRINEIIGYGANFDKTKEGMYDLAKEGGHSEFRVMHYKDITGYEIERSLLEQIHNEPNIEILTHYFAVDLITQHHLGVFVDKSTTDIKCYGIYAFNNQTKNVEKILSKITVMASGGAGHIYSITTNPTIATGDGVAMVYRAKGKVRNMEFIQFHPTALYNPGEYPSFLISEAVRGMGGVLKRTNGEEFMQEYDERKSLAPRDIVARAIDAEIKKSGEDFVYLDIRHRSKKDILAHFPNIYAKCLEIGIDMTKDMIPVAPACHYMCGGVMVDHVGRSSLMRLYACGECSSTGLHGANRLASNSLLEALVFAHRIYEDAISQINDVTIPENIPDWDEKGVQLSNEDILVTHNVREMQKLMNDYVGIVRSDFRLDRAMRRLGLLHEETEDFYKKTKLSVKLCELRNLIQVSYLVVKSAMVRKESRGLHYTTDYPKHAEKLHDTVF, encoded by the coding sequence ATGACCAGAACTGTTGATTTCCTGGTAGTAGGATCAGGCATTGCAGGATTAAGTTTTGCCCTTAAGGCAGCCAAACACGGTAAGGTTCTGATAGTTACCAAATCAAACGAAGACGAATCAAACACGAAGTATGCCCAGGGCGGTGTTGCAGTGGTTGTTGATAAAAAGGAAGATTCGTTCGAAAAACATATAGAAGACACGCTAATAGCCGGAGATGGCCTTTGTGACCGGGAGGTAGTTGAAGCGGTAGTAACTGAAGGTCCTGACAGGATCAATGAAATTATTGGTTACGGAGCCAACTTTGATAAAACAAAGGAAGGAATGTATGACCTCGCTAAAGAAGGCGGGCATTCAGAGTTCCGGGTAATGCATTATAAGGATATAACCGGTTATGAAATTGAAAGGTCATTACTGGAGCAGATCCATAATGAACCTAATATTGAAATTTTAACCCATTATTTTGCGGTTGATCTGATCACTCAACACCATTTGGGTGTTTTTGTGGATAAGTCCACTACCGATATTAAGTGTTACGGGATTTATGCATTCAATAACCAAACAAAGAATGTTGAAAAGATCCTGTCAAAAATAACCGTTATGGCTTCTGGCGGTGCCGGTCATATTTATTCTATAACTACTAATCCTACTATTGCTACCGGTGATGGTGTTGCAATGGTTTATCGTGCTAAAGGAAAGGTAAGGAATATGGAGTTTATCCAGTTTCACCCTACAGCTTTATATAATCCGGGTGAATATCCGTCATTTCTTATTTCTGAGGCTGTACGTGGCATGGGTGGCGTTTTAAAACGCACCAACGGCGAGGAATTTATGCAGGAATATGATGAGCGTAAATCTTTAGCTCCGAGGGATATTGTTGCCAGGGCCATTGATGCGGAAATTAAAAAGTCTGGTGAGGATTTTGTTTATTTAGATATTCGCCACCGAAGTAAAAAAGATATTCTGGCACATTTTCCAAATATCTACGCCAAGTGTTTAGAGATTGGAATAGACATGACCAAGGATATGATCCCGGTGGCGCCTGCCTGTCATTATATGTGCGGTGGCGTAATGGTTGATCATGTGGGAAGATCTTCGCTGATGCGTCTTTATGCCTGCGGCGAATGCTCATCTACCGGTTTGCATGGTGCTAACCGGTTAGCATCTAATTCATTGCTGGAAGCACTGGTTTTTGCGCACCGGATTTATGAAGATGCGATCAGCCAGATAAATGATGTAACTATCCCTGAAAATATCCCGGATTGGGATGAGAAAGGTGTGCAGCTCTCTAACGAAGATATCCTGGTTACCCATAATGTTCGCGAAATGCAAAAGCTGATGAACGATTATGTTGGTATTGTACGTTCTGATTTCAGGCTTGACCGGGCCATGCGCCGGTTAGGTTTACTGCACGAAGAAACAGAAGATTTTTATAAAAAGACAAAACTGTCTGTAAAACTTTGTGAACTACGGAACCTGATCCAGGTTTCGTACCTGGTAGTAAAATCAGCTATGGTGCGTAAAGAGAGCAGGGGCTTACATTATACTACTGACTACCCTAAACATGCAGAGAAGTTGCATGATACGGTGTTTTAA
- a CDS encoding TM2 domain-containing protein encodes MDMYQNPHLAFPGITPEEMGFLQQGTADLNEEQKKYFYMIYTSKRKNPQDLLLFTLLGFVVVAGVQRFVVGQIGMGLLYLFTGGFCLIGTIVDLINNKTLANDFNRKMAYESYQMAKMRS; translated from the coding sequence ATGGACATGTATCAAAACCCCCATTTGGCATTCCCGGGAATAACTCCCGAAGAAATGGGTTTCTTACAACAAGGCACTGCAGACCTTAACGAAGAGCAGAAAAAGTATTTTTATATGATTTACACCAGCAAAAGGAAAAATCCGCAGGATTTGCTGCTATTTACACTTTTGGGGTTTGTAGTAGTTGCCGGAGTGCAGCGGTTTGTTGTGGGGCAGATAGGCATGGGCCTTTTATACCTGTTTACCGGTGGCTTTTGTTTGATAGGCACCATAGTTGACCTGATTAACAACAAAACGCTGGCAAATGATTTTAACAGGAAAATGGCTTATGAAAGCTACCAGATGGCGAAAATGAGGAGTTAG
- a CDS encoding hydrolase has product MKIFNKLKYPVLAVAFAGLFLASCKKDNGYSGTSQAAIEKGNIKSAFSAVVVSEDFEVGATSPKTAYDVSPTGSSSGDNVTLHGNSWNMYDALIGNLSGDLKNGSWAGRIRNTGKITMLFDVATGISTVTIKHGTYGTDGSSTWGLWYSTNGGSSWTQTGGSITSSTTLQTQSFTINVSGNARLEIRKLTGGTNRVDIDDITINDNTTGGGGGGGTVLTGKKFLFDATKYENAGSADWQIDADGTENVPLYTGGTTVETKAQRIPTPSYTGITASTPETYWKGAASAWAVSLVKDGELVESLPVGTAITYGNTSNPQDLSNYDVYVVIEPNRLFTAAEKTAIMNFVANGGGLMMVADHTAATTAGTDANGYNPSDRDGDGYDSPRVWNDLMTNNGINNNKPFGFNVDYVDISDQPTTNVYTGTNANAQKVLNGAAGTASKLAFYNGTTATLYPAQNSTVQGLFWRTTSTNGGTTGVMALLATYGTGRVVFIGDSSDADDGTGDTGDSLFNGWSGDAPSGYTSHPAFHLNASLWLAKAQ; this is encoded by the coding sequence ATGAAAATTTTTAACAAATTAAAGTATCCTGTACTGGCTGTGGCTTTTGCCGGATTGTTTTTAGCAAGCTGTAAAAAAGACAACGGTTATTCAGGAACCAGCCAGGCAGCTATTGAAAAGGGAAACATCAAATCCGCATTTAGTGCTGTTGTGGTTTCCGAAGATTTTGAGGTAGGTGCAACCAGCCCAAAAACAGCTTATGACGTTTCGCCCACAGGTTCCTCAAGTGGTGATAATGTTACCCTGCATGGCAATTCATGGAACATGTACGACGCGCTTATAGGCAATTTAAGCGGCGACCTTAAAAATGGTTCGTGGGCCGGCCGCATCCGCAATACCGGAAAAATAACCATGCTGTTTGATGTTGCTACCGGCATCAGTACCGTAACCATTAAGCACGGTACTTACGGCACCGACGGCAGCAGTACCTGGGGCCTGTGGTACTCCACCAATGGCGGCAGCAGCTGGACCCAAACCGGAGGCAGCATAACTTCCAGCACAACCCTGCAAACGCAAAGCTTTACCATCAATGTTTCAGGCAACGCCCGCCTGGAGATCCGCAAACTAACCGGCGGCACCAACAGGGTAGATATTGACGACATTACCATAAATGACAATACTACCGGCGGTGGTGGTGGCGGCGGAACTGTGCTCACCGGCAAAAAATTCCTTTTCGATGCAACTAAATATGAAAATGCAGGCAGTGCTGATTGGCAAATTGATGCCGATGGCACCGAAAATGTTCCCCTTTACACCGGTGGCACTACCGTTGAAACAAAAGCACAACGCATCCCAACCCCTTCATATACCGGCATTACTGCGTCAACTCCTGAAACTTACTGGAAAGGTGCAGCATCTGCATGGGCCGTTTCCCTGGTTAAAGATGGCGAACTTGTTGAAAGCCTGCCCGTTGGTACAGCTATTACTTACGGCAATACAAGCAATCCGCAGGATTTAAGTAATTACGATGTATATGTAGTTATCGAGCCCAATCGTTTATTTACCGCGGCCGAAAAAACTGCTATTATGAATTTTGTTGCTAACGGTGGCGGCTTAATGATGGTTGCCGACCATACCGCAGCTACCACAGCCGGTACCGATGCCAATGGTTATAACCCATCAGACCGTGACGGCGATGGTTATGATTCGCCAAGGGTTTGGAACGATCTGATGACCAACAACGGGATCAACAACAATAAGCCATTCGGTTTTAATGTTGATTATGTTGATATCAGCGACCAGCCTACCACCAATGTTTATACCGGAACTAATGCCAATGCACAAAAAGTACTAAATGGTGCTGCTGGGACAGCTTCAAAGCTGGCTTTCTATAATGGTACCACCGCTACTTTATACCCTGCTCAAAATTCAACTGTACAGGGCCTATTTTGGCGCACCACCAGTACCAATGGCGGTACAACCGGTGTTATGGCTTTACTGGCTACCTACGGCACAGGTCGTGTTGTGTTTATCGGTGATAGTTCTGATGCTGATGACGGTACTGGTGATACCGGAGACAGCTTGTTTAACGGCTGGTCTGGTGATGCGCCCTCAGGCTATACATCACACCCGGCTTTCCATTTAAATGCTTCCCTGTGGCTGGCTAAAGCCCAATAA